The following are encoded in a window of Flavobacteriales bacterium genomic DNA:
- a CDS encoding thrombospondin type 3 repeat-containing protein: MGDPSLRMTMVAPPTNLSVTNSSGFANFNWTPSTETVLGYYLYDINPTTGVVTRLVDELINGGTYLNPAIPFIAGREYMVRAVKLETSPSGSYFNLSLGAMAIAAGSPSNDCLGVPGGNAVPGSPCNDNNPNTGNDTWNANCQCVGQPLDCLGVPGGNAVPGSPCNDNNPNTGNDTWNANCQCVGQPLDCLGVPGGNAVPGSPCNDNNPNTINDTWTANCECVGTLLPADCLGVPGGSAVPGSACNDNNPNTGNDTWNANCQCVGQPLDCLGVPGGNAVPGSACNDNNPNTINDTWTANCECVGTLLPADCLGVPGGSAVPGSPCNDNNPNTGNDTWNANCQCVGQPLDCLGVPGGSAVPGSPCNDNNPNTGNDTWNANCQCVGQPLDCLGVPGGNAVPGSACNDNNPNTGNDTWNANCQCLGQPLDCLGVPGGNAVPGSPCNDNNPNTGNDTWNANCQCVGQPLDCLGVPGGSAAPGSACNDNNPNTINDTWTANCECVGTLLPADCLGVPGGNAVPGSPCNDNNPNTINDTWTANCECVGTLLPADCLGVPGGSAVPGSACNDNNPNTGNDTWNANCQCVGQPLDCLGVPGGNAVPGSPCNDNNPNTINDTWTANCQCLGIPVNMDCAGIVAGNAFVDDCGNCAGGNTGIIPNPDADGDGILDCDDICPGAFDPEQGDFDGDGIGDACDNCPWVYNPDQADSSGNGLGDACEQITGLLEPGADAGLVLHPNPAVDHVFVRCAIPGARYMRMHDAVGNVIAETGLSTRHDVGHLAMGVYLLTVLDADGRPLAQARFVKQ; encoded by the coding sequence ATGGGCGATCCTTCGCTGCGCATGACCATGGTGGCGCCACCGACGAACCTCAGCGTCACCAATAGCTCGGGTTTCGCCAATTTCAACTGGACACCTTCCACGGAGACAGTGCTGGGGTACTACCTCTATGACATCAACCCCACCACGGGCGTCGTCACCCGGCTGGTGGACGAGCTGATCAACGGCGGCACCTACCTCAATCCGGCCATTCCCTTCATCGCGGGCCGCGAATACATGGTGCGAGCGGTGAAGTTGGAGACGAGCCCAAGCGGCAGCTATTTCAACCTCTCGCTGGGTGCCATGGCCATTGCCGCAGGAAGTCCATCGAACGATTGCCTGGGTGTGCCAGGTGGCAACGCGGTGCCGGGATCGCCCTGCAACGACAACAACCCGAACACGGGCAACGATACCTGGAACGCGAACTGCCAATGCGTGGGCCAACCGCTGGATTGCCTGGGCGTGCCCGGTGGCAATGCGGTGCCGGGATCGCCGTGCAACGACAACAACCCGAACACGGGCAACGATACCTGGAATGCGAACTGCCAGTGCGTGGGTCAGCCGCTGGATTGCCTGGGCGTGCCCGGTGGCAATGCGGTGCCGGGATCGCCGTGCAACGACAACAACCCGAACACGATCAACGACACGTGGACGGCGAACTGTGAGTGCGTTGGAACGCTTCTTCCTGCCGACTGTCTTGGCGTGCCGGGTGGCAGTGCGGTGCCGGGATCAGCTTGCAACGACAACAACCCGAACACGGGCAACGATACCTGGAACGCGAACTGCCAGTGCGTAGGCCAACCGCTGGATTGCCTGGGCGTGCCCGGTGGCAATGCGGTGCCGGGATCAGCTTGCAACGACAACAACCCGAACACGATCAACGACACGTGGACGGCGAACTGTGAGTGCGTTGGAACGCTTCTTCCCGCGGACTGCCTTGGCGTGCCGGGTGGCAGTGCGGTACCCGGTTCACCCTGCAACGACAACAACCCGAACACGGGCAACGATACCTGGAACGCGAACTGCCAGTGCGTAGGCCAACCGCTGGATTGCCTGGGCGTGCCCGGCGGCAGCGCGGTGCCGGGATCGCCGTGCAACGACAACAACCCGAACACGGGCAACGATACCTGGAACGCGAACTGCCAGTGCGTGGGCCAACCGCTGGATTGCCTGGGCGTGCCCGGTGGCAATGCGGTGCCGGGATCAGCTTGCAACGACAACAACCCGAACACGGGCAACGATACCTGGAACGCGAACTGCCAGTGCTTGGGTCAGCCGCTGGATTGCCTGGGCGTGCCCGGTGGCAACGCGGTGCCGGGATCGCCGTGCAACGACAATAACCCGAACACGGGCAACGATACCTGGAACGCGAACTGCCAATGTGTGGGTCAGCCCCTGGACTGCCTGGGCGTGCCCGGCGGCAGCGCGGCGCCAGGATCAGCTTGCAATGACAACAACCCGAACACGATCAACGACACGTGGACGGCGAACTGTGAGTGCGTTGGAACGTTGCTTCCTGCGGACTGCTTGGGCGTGCCCGGAGGCAATGCGGTGCCGGGATCGCCGTGCAACGACAACAACCCGAACACGATCAACGACACGTGGACGGCGAACTGCGAGTGTGTTGGAACGCTTCTTCCTGCGGACTGTCTTGGCGTGCCGGGTGGCAGTGCAGTGCCGGGGTCAGCTTGCAACGACAACAACCCGAACACGGGCAACGATACCTGGAACGCGAACTGCCAATGTGTGGGTCAGCCGCTGGACTGCTTGGGCGTGCCCGGTGGCAATGCGGTGCCGGGGTCGCCGTGCAACGACAACAACCCGAACACGATCAACGACACGTGGACGGCGAACTGCCAATGCCTGGGCATCCCCGTCAACATGGATTGCGCCGGCATCGTGGCTGGAAATGCCTTCGTGGATGATTGTGGGAACTGCGCGGGAGGGAACACCGGCATCATCCCGAACCCGGATGCGGATGGGGACGGGATCCTCGATTGCGATGACATCTGTCCGGGTGCCTTCGACCCTGAGCAGGGCGACTTCGACGGCGATGGCATCGGCGATGCCTGCGACAATTGTCCCTGGGTGTACAACCCGGATCAAGCGGACAGCAGTGGCAATGGGCTCGGCGATGCCTGTGAGCAGATCACCGGTCTCTTGGAGCCAGGCGCTGATGCCGGCCTAGTGCTCCATCCGAACCCCGCCGTGGACCATGTGTTCGTACGATGCGCCATCCCAGGGGCACGCTACATGCGGATGCATGACGCCGTGGGCAACGTGATCGCCGAAACGGGGCTGTCCACCCGCCACGATGTGGGCCACCTGGCCATGGGCGTCTACTTGCTCACCGTGCTGGATGCCGATGGACGTCCGCTGGCGCAGGCGCGGTTCGTGAAACAGTGA